tgaaaattgtaattgCATATGAAATCTAATCTTAATGACTTAGGTTGAGTTTCTTGATACCATTTCCAGGAAAGTTAtcggatatttttcatttatcaacgGTGCACTTTCTGATATTTCCTCAGATTTGGAAGGAAGACCTATAGAGGAAGCATACACTCCGAGGATCCAAGGTGCAGGGACCTCTTCCAGTTCAAAAAGGGCACGATTTACCAGGGAAGCGGCCATTGAGAAGGAGATGGAAGCTAGGCTGGAGTACATGGCATCTTATAATGAAAAGGAGGATGCCATCCAGCGGATCCGGAAGAGAGAAGCAGAGATTGCATATGCAATCAAGGAGCAGGAGCTAGCCAATGCCAAGGCTGCTGGAAAAATCATCCAGatggaggaggaatttaagaGGCGTATCCAAAGCATACAGCTTCAAACAGAGGAGGCGAAGTTGAAGCATGTGGTACTTGTTATGATGTATTACTATTCTGATGATAAAACTAGTTTAGTAACAGCCGAATACATGAGTAGAATCTGAAATGAGCTAATGAGGTAATAATCATTCATATCGTGAGTTCAAAATGTTTCAAACTAACTTTCAATAAGAAAAGCATTCCCTTCACCTCTTAGGACTATCCGTTCTTCCTTatctttttgtttgtttgtttgatgaTATGCCTGCAATAATGAATAATGTAACGTTTACAGCATGAAGTAATATCTTTACCAGTGATGGACGGTTGTCGGAGGGAATGCTATGCATCCAGTTCTTCATGAACACATTTCTGTTTCCACTCATTCCCTTTGCCTGTTATTGAACTTGTTATATCATCccacattaaaatattaaattcattaaggCATGGAGTACTTCCTCTATTTTGGTATTATTTAAAAGTTCACTGAAGTAAGTATTCACAGGAATTGACAATGAAGCTAAAGGTACATTCTCATTGGTTCTTACAAAATGCATGTCAAGGTCATatcctttctttcttttttttatttctatattttctctgaaaaggttTTTGTTGTGGACTGAgttcttttttcttcaatatcATTCAACTACTGGAAAAGGAAAAGTTATTTCTTACTAGAGTGCTTTGTTATTCATTATCCCTAAAATGTTTGTTCTTTTACCTAGTGAATGGTGATGCCAATGCATTTCATGTTAAAATTCTCCCTTATCTTGAAGTTATCTTTAAGTTATTTGCCTATGTTTCTATTCTAAAGGTTGTTCAGGCTaatacattcattaaaattagcaaattttaagaataatgataacaaaattcatgtattttaagTTTCATGGTCGTTTCAGTGTGAACCTGTGTGTTTCAGCCTGCAGAGTTGGCAAATTAGTGATGGGATCTCAAACTTTCAAATGCTAGCACTAGCTAACTGTTTAGTATATGAAGTCTTGCTGTTATTTAACCCAGTATGCCTAAATTTAATCCATGCAATGCTcccttaaattaataataataaataattaaaagcatGTGCATGACCTTGCATTTGCATTTTGATATGAAGGTCTAATGCATGATTTGAGGGGCCTAATTATGTCTGTATTGTTGTTTGgagttcatatgtatcatatgctTATATGCCAATTTCTTTGTAAGCTTTCAGATACGCCTCTATGAATTCCTCCTCCACCTTGGCATTGGTTTGCTCCTCCTCCTGCTTCTCTCTCCTGGACTGCTGGATACCTCTGTCTCATTAAAGATGCCATGTCTCCTGCCTGCTTCCATACCTTCTCATGGACCATTTCCTCTGGTAATGGTGCCCTTTTTGTAACTGGAAAGAGATCCTCTGCACCTGCACGGCTATTTCCCATCCTGCTTGACTCCTGCCTTTCATTAGCCATATCCCAACTCTTCCTCATGTAATTCTGCACATCCAACCAGCAATTTTGCCTTCTTTGCATGAGATTTTGCATCGTCTTCTTGCtctcagaaatatgttttgtgtgtcaaccaacaacttcgtccttcctttgtaatttattattataaattacctTGCAATAAAACAATTCAATTGAACATGGCTAATGTTATTTAACTGCATTTCCCATTCCTTTAATTGCTCTTTTTTTCTATCTGTTCAGGTAATTTGGAGGCATGGGTAAGGGCAAGgtgtaatgtaaaaattattcataattttatgcattccttttATACCATGAGTGGTCAACATCAAAGGTGTAGTATGCAGTTCAatatgaagcaatttcttttggataattttaacatGGTACTGAAGGTAACACAAACTAttgtttgggaaaaagtttgcatAGCAAATTAAGTGAGTAATATCTATGTTGTCATTTCAGTCATTACTGCCAAGTGGTTATCCATTGCTGCCCTAGTATATAGttgctttcacatgaaatcgTAAACTATGTCTGATAATACCATCCGTGAATGAACATCATTTAATACTAATGAAATACTATGTTTACACAACTCCACTTTAAGTAATTTCAATCCTTAATCAAGGCATTGCTATCGTTGTAGAATCAAAGTTTTTAAAGACATCATTTAATATTCAACGTAGTTTCAGTATGAAGGTTGATGTAACTCATGACTATTCTCCAATGTTCTAGTGCTCTATTGCTGACATCAGTTCCTGATATACATTATTGATTACCTGCTCCATGTTATAAAACATGTTTGCCTACATAGAATATGTAATTATGGAAAGTTGGAAAACCTTCCATCACCTTTCTCTGTAGATCTTCCCTTCGATCAGACATTCATAATGGGACTGACAACCATTCCAATTTTTAacgaaaagtaattttgctaaggttGTTTTAAATGATGCTAAATTTAAGACATAACTATTGGATTTAATTAACTTCCTGAAATTAAATTGTCaataccattttttccataattaatcTGATCACTTGTGTAATTCATGactatttttccattccattgaatgtatttccttgcatatatgaaatggaaaatgttaaagGGCATAACATGGTCCTTGGTTTTGCCTGTAAGATCAATTTCAGtataataaattatgataaaaaaataattgtcaaaCAGATAAAGGTCTGAAATCAGGATTATATCCATGAAAAGAGATAATTCTAGCTGTTGTCACTCACTGTATTTTCCTATCTGTATTTATCCATTGCAAAGTTAGAGGGTATTCTTAAGCAGAGAGGGAAATGAAGGAACAACCTACATAGTTTTATATcagaataacaattttattaataacataaACATCCATTTCAATTCAAGAATACAATGAAGGTACGTTATGGAAGAGCCTTACATTTGTGTTGGAAGAATACATTAAAGGGATAGGTAGAATCCCATTTATTCAGAAGCAGAATTCCTCAGCAACCGCAGTTTGCCTCATCCGGATATTTTCAAACCAAAAATTGCCTTGAGATGAAGTTGTCAAGTTCAGCATAAGATACTGCACAATGCAAGCAGTCCTGGAGATGTGGATTGTACTGCAACCATGCTCCTCAGTAGGCGAATTGTTCATAGATGTTTTAACAAATAacagaaataatgaatatatttacaaatgGCAGATTAAAGCTCATGATGccaaattttcaaaagtaaatgaCTTACGAACCCCAATGAGACAAATGACATCCTCGGAGTTAGTTAGTATCCTCTATACCTTTGGTCTGCTTCCTTGGACAAGGTGCCACACCACATGAAGTTATTTACATGCCACAAGAATTCATGGGTCATGAAGTTCTTCCCATTGTGTTTATGCAGAATCATATCCTATGCCACGCTCTAATGTTCAAGAACATTGACctatttaaaaggaaaatgacATTGCATGACTTCATTGGTGCACATCATGCATACCttacaattacaattttaagGGCTCCACATATTTAATAATCTTGGTAAATGGAACATTGCTGTTAAATGTGAAGATTAAATTGGTGTATTTACAAGAATTCAGAActctgaatataataaaaaatcaaatggaatCTTATTCTATCTCTTtcatagtaaataaaattttgaaacttaaaattaaaatctttataACCAGTTTTATACACATTCccagttttgaatattatttcctTCGTTGGTATCACATAAACTAAGCCAAATACCTACAAATACTAGTGGAACTGTTTATTTccatatcatattaattttttcaaatataattaccTCATCACCAAAATGCCTCTCTATGAATGCCGCCCGGATGGCATTTGGGCGACCGTGAACAGGTTGGAGTCTTTGTACAGGGACTTCCAACCTGGGCATAGCTGGCATACGATCAGGCATAGGATCATGATTCTGCATAGCCACATTGTGAAGAACTGCACAAGCCAAAATGACCTTCTGTGCAGTAAATAACTTCACGCGGAGCTTCATACTGAGGCATGGAAATCTACGTTTCCACACCCCAAATGTACGCTCCACGGTGCACCTTGTCCTAATGTGGGAGATGTTGTACCTGAAAGGATAGTTTTCTTAAAACACCATATTCAAGGTATTGAGATGCTGTAATATTTGTCAAAATTATGACATTAATCACAAATACTCTAATTTTTTACCTCCTCTCGGAAGCAGACACTGGTCTTAACACTGGAGTAAATAGATATGGTAATAGAGGATACCCACTATCTCCTAGGAGGATGCCCTTCACCTCATTGGTTTCAAGTCTTAACTTGAGTCGACTGTTATGGAAAATTCTAGCATCATGAGCTGAACCTTGCCATCTGCAAACTATATCCATTATTTCCATATTTGGACCGGCAACGAcctaagtaaaaatgaaataataaggtACAACTTACAGCACTTGTTAacttgaaaacaataaaattaaatcattggattctaaataatagtgcagaagaaacttgaaaaaataaatagtgtaacATAGAGAAATCTATCATATTGCAGCAACGTAATGATGATAAATTAGTAAATACACATATACATACCTGCACATTTAGCGAAAACCATCCCTTCCGGTTTCTGTACAATTCGCCTAACTCTCCCCCCGGACTCACAATGGGAACATGGGTGCAGTCAATACAACCCACAACTCCAGGAAATTGACCTTTCTCATAAAACGTTCTCTTACATCTAGCAGTATCTTCATCTGAACTTGGCAACTTCATGTATCGAGGTAATAATGCCACCAGGTCATTACTGATGCTCTGTAACgattacgaaatatttttcataaaatacttaataagttTTCCCCTACAAATGGAAAGTTTACGTTCATAAAAATACCAAACTAACAGGAAAACAAACCTTAATTACTTTTGACACCGTCCCCTGCGCAACTCCGGCCAGATCGCCGCAAACTAACTGGAAACGAGatttaataatgtatttcatGGTCAACGGgacaaaaaacatttataaatcttACGTAAAAGATACCACATACCTGGAATGACCCGGTGGCGTAAAACCTCAAGGCAATTAGCAGCTTCAAAATATCCGGAATCGGCAAACCACGGTTGCTTAAACGCTCACTCCTCACATAAGGTAATAAAACGTCTGATACCGTTCTCTTCGAGAAGCGATACCTCTGGAGGAATTCCGCTTCTGAATAAAACTCAATGGGATTCTGCCTATCCCTTAGGTGCATTCTTCCAACATAAATATACGGCTCTTCCATCGCGTACCTGGCAAATTCAGCGTCCATTTTCATGCAATTGTTGTAAGTTGTTTACTTCATTGCTATTTAccacattaatattattaaaatattattatataataccaTAATATGGACTTAActtctttctttccttttatacGTTTCCTTATAACAGGCATAtacgatgaaataaataaacatcgtcaggttaaaaaagcgtaattttcatggaattttgaTCGTATACTGCAAAATGTGTCTGTAAAAAAATGCCAAAGTCCGGAGGTTAACGACGCATTCCGCCATATCAGGCCTTGAAACAGTTCCTACAATTTAGTAGGGTGGTCTAatccatgctcaaaatagtagggagaaAATCGGTATGCTTGTAGATGGAGTTGATCCCACAAAGAAGGAGGTACGTTTAAAAAACGCTTGGAGGTTGATAtccccctagtaacgcgtcaTACAGGAAGAGAtgttcctctaggaacgtcttaaaatacggcccTATACTGTTATTAGACCTATcggtgaaaaaaatatcgatgtTGCCAACTCTCTTACGGAAAAGGACTAGGAAATTTACAAAAGTTACTCACTGCTAGTCGCTATGAAACATTGGCCTTGTCTTCCAGCGTGCGTTCCAAGTAATTAAAGTATCTTGGACTTTTTGAGAAAGTAGGAAATTTGGCAGTTGCTGTTTATAATGATCGAGTGATTAtctgattttaaatgattttaatattccGGAAATCAATGTTGCCTTCCAAATTTTGGactcataaataaatgaaaatttccggTCAGCGGGAATGATATCATAATACCCAACAAATCATCTATTTTATTACGCTTAAGATATTTAATAGACATTTGCTAATCCTTAAAGGCACATATGGGATTGAGAATACGCTCACCGGAGTAGCTTGATTTTTAGGACCTCCGGCACAAATCAACGAATCTGTGCTCCCTAAGGCCCTTAATCGAGACTCTGCCACTTTTGGTATCAAAAAAGTCCCTTTTGATACCATTGCAAATAAATAACTTCTTTCGCACCCCATCATAGAACCAATAAAATTTTTGCGTTATCCTTAAATAACTAAAGTTATTTTCCCAAAATACATTTcgatattttgttattatatgtGCTTTTCAAGAATTCCAAGACTCTTGGGGTCACTGGGTTTCGCTCCGAAGGCCCGCGTAGTTGCTTCGCCATAGGTTCAGGCATCTAGTAAATATTCTGCACTACGTGAGTAGTGGTGCCCGTTGCTCCCTGCGTGACGGAGCTGACTGATACGTCGTCGCTATGGAAATGCCACTCGCGAACGCGAAGTGCGTGGAACGTATATAAGGGGGAGAAATACTCGGGAAAAATAAGGTAGGCGTCCTTAAGAGGACCACGGGATGGaaacgataataataaaaaaatgaatacatacatGCGTGAATGCTCAAACTGCGGAAATCGCGCATATGGGGGGAGCTTGCCAAGGGAGTATTTTTTCGTCCTCCGAAGTCTGCATCGTGGGGAGCGGAGAGATATGGGAAGCATTCGATCTATCGTCATTCCCCCGCGCGCGAGTTGGTGACTTGACGGTTGGCTGGATGCAAACATGTCCCCCGCCGAAGTATGCTGGAGCGGCTGGAGGGGAAGTGGGTGCTCAAATCAGGCGATGGGGAACAATGCGACGGGTTGTGCAAGGTAAACAGCCCCCTTTACCTGCACTCGCGACGTTTGAATTGCCACCTCGGGGCATTGGGTAGGTCCTTATCGGCCCAGTTCATTGCGTCGACTCAACGCCGAGAATAAAATATGCGTGGACTAGTTAGGTACCCTCTCTACTTGTGATTGCCCTTCTCATCCGTGCTGACATCGGGACGGGAAATCGTTGCGAAAGATAGAGAGCTTATTGCTCAAGGGTAAAATCAATCAATTCAAGCAATGATAGCGGGCGTTACTTTATTTGAATAAGGTGTTGATAAATATTAACAGGACAGAATGCATAAATTGCGATTGGAAAAAAATCCCCTCCACTGGGAATTGAACCACGTATCTTTGGCTTTTACAGCCTTTACACAGAACTCAACGCTATtaatttttgcttcattttcaaggaaattttacctaaGTACAAGGCGTTAATTGTTGGATAGGTTCTTTTCGTTTAAAATGACTTAGATGaaatagttaaaatttgaaacattaaaTGTTAAATGCCTTCAAGCGCTCCTACTAAAGTTACCCTAGCACAAGGCCGAAGCTAGAGTCATCTCATCTCCGTTGTTTCTTGCGTAGGCGAAATTATACATCTTGTGTTGGGTAAAGTTGAAGATTAATTAATGTATAAATTGATTATGATATGTGACGACTGTCCAGGTTAAACCGCTTCTTAGAGATCTGACTACACTTCCTTATCTTACAAATGTGGCATTACATGATATTTCTAACAGAAAGGGATAATATTTGGATAGTATCATCACATGTTCATCATCATATATCATCAtcatgtttatatgtcagcatgaccctaagattatgatggtagccaaaaaacaggttgtccttaatggttacctaaagttactccgttttcggtaattaattctattctgtaattttattttttggagtaataaacaattattattattattatatcattattattattttaagtttctagttttaaaggtatttttgaaGCACTAAtggccattctatttttttcaaatttcaatccaTTGTTTCCTTATTGCTTTTATCTATTCTTTGACTGAAATAAACGCATCTTCTATGTCAAAGCCATGTCATTTCGagggttttaatttttataatcttgCAAATCCTCTTTCTCGCTGCTATTATCGCCAAATCAACGCTTAGTGTGAGCTGGTTTCGTGCATTTGAAAATCGTTTTCAtcgagaaaattaaaaacaactaCCATTGACATATTCAAACAGCTCTTTGACGACTTTTTCATCCTTGAAATGCTATTGAAAAATGTGCAAATGGTTTTCAAATTACTCCCATAAGTTTTTCTCGGTTAATTTTATCGTTGATTGTTTAAGACTTAGGTATTTTAGCCGTACGGTATACGCCCTCTGAGGCCATTGATCTCTAACTCACTCACTCCCAGGGCAATTTATGCCCTATTTAAAGCCGCACCAGCAATTTCCCTGCATCTCTTTCTGTCCGTTGCTCCCTGTTCGGAATCTCCAAACTTCTAATAATCAGACTTTAGTTGGTCCTACAAGTTCTTTCATGGTCTCCGTCAATCCGGGTTTGCTTTAGAACCTTCTTCTTCTTACTCCTGTCTTCTTTTCTCAGCACGTGACCAAACATTCTTATTATACTGTACCAGATTTCGCCAAAAATATCGCTGTTCCGGTAGAGTTCTCTGATctccaatttaaattttcttctccaCCTCTTTTGTTCATAAGTGGGACCACATATCTTACATAAAACTGTATTTTCGAACAATATCAatgatttctctcttttttttagtgTCCGCGTCTCTCACGCATAGATCGGTTTTGGGCAGATTATTGttttatgttttcttatttttgttttatggGATAGGTGTTTAGAAGAGAAGATCCTCAAGTTATTTATTTGCTTagttcagtttttttaaaattccagttTCTTCTCTATTAACATGCAAAATATTCACTCCTATATATGTCCTTCTATTCGTATAGGGCCTGTCTTATGTGAAATTCTCGTGAAATGTATGCACTTGGTTTTCTGAAATCAATTCCAATGTCTCGAAATTTCTCTCGAGTTCTTCTGTTTTATTTGGTGCCCTCGGCCTCGTGATTCTTTCCAACTGATGCAGGCTTAAGTGGTTCGTGTGCATTTCAGAAAGCGCCAAAGTCTGTAAaggagtttattattatttcattttgatctGATGGCATTATTCTAGTAATTCCCTCCATAATTCCGTCCTCTGTGTTTGTATATAAAATCTTGTCATCCAAAAAACCTTattatctttgaaaaataattatatgtcACCAG
The DNA window shown above is from Ischnura elegans chromosome 4, ioIscEleg1.1, whole genome shotgun sequence and carries:
- the LOC124156847 gene encoding putative nuclease HARBI1; translated protein: MKMDAEFARYAMEEPYIYVGRMHLRDRQNPIEFYSEAEFLQRYRFSKRTVSDVLLPYVRSERLSNRGLPIPDILKLLIALRFYATGSFQLVCGDLAGVAQGTVSKVIKSISNDLVALLPRYMKLPSSDEDTARCKRTFYEKGQFPGVVGCIDCTHVPIVSPGGELGELYRNRKGWFSLNVQVVAGPNMEIMDIVCRWQGSAHDARIFHNSRLKLRLETNEVKGILLGDSGYPLLPYLFTPVLRPVSASERRYNISHIRTRCTVERTFGVWKRRFPCLSMKLRVKLFTAQKVILACAVLHNVAMQNHDPMPDRMPAMPRLEVPVQRLQPVHGRPNAIRAAFIERHFGDEVNVLEH